GGTGCTTCCACCGGCGGCCAACTGTCGGCCGCCGTACCCGCTCTGCGCCGGAAGATCACCGTGGGCCGGGGCAAGAATTACGAGGCACAGACCGGCGTCGCGACCCGCGTCATCCGTCTCCTGGCGGCCGACGGGCGGATCCGGCGCGACCGTCCCCGCGGGGCGTGGACCTCCAGCCAGTACCGCTGGGTCCACACCGAGCCCTGGCCGGCCGTCCCGGTTGCCGAGGCCCGCGCCGAGATCGCCCGCCGATGGCTGCGCGCGTACGGGCCGGCCACCGAGGCCGACTTCAAGTGGTGGACCGGCTGGACGCTGACCGACGCGCGCAGGGCCCTGGCCGCCGCCGGTGTGGAACACGTCCGCCTCGAAGGCGGCGCCACCGCCCTCGTCAGCCCTGGCGACACCGTCCCCGAGCCCGCTCCGGAGCCTTGGGCCGCGTTGCTTCCGGCTCTGGACCCCAGTGCAATGGGCTGGGCCGACCGCGGGTTCCACCTGGATCCTGCCTACCGGGCCGCCCTGTTCGACTACGCGGGGAACATCGGCCCGACCGTGTGGTGGAACGGCGAGATCGTCGGTGGCTGGGCTCAGCGCGGCGACGGCCGGATCGTCTGGCGTCTGCTGGGGAGCCCCGGCCGGGCCGCCGAGCGGGCCGTGACCGCCGAGGCCGGCCGCCTCGCGGAGTGGATCGGGGAGGCCCGGATCACCCCTCGTTTCCGGACGCCGCTGGAGCGCGAGCTGGTCTCCTGACGAGTTGGTGTCCGAGCGAGCTGGTCTCCTGAGGGGGCCGGCCGCCCGATCCCCACCCCCTGCTAACCGATGCCGCGCCAGCCCTGCGGGTCCACTCCGCCCGGGACCGGGGCACCGGCGTCGTACGGCTCCCGCGTGAACACGAACGAACCAAGGTCGAGGTGACTCACTGACCCGTCCGCCCGCCGTACCGCGCGCAGTGTCTCACCCGCGTAGTAGCCGTTCAGGCCGGTCCAGCTGCCGTCCTGCTCGGCCCGGAACCTGGCCGTGCGACCCGTCGGCCCCATCGGGCCCAGCTCCAGCAGCCCGTCCGACGTCAGCCGCACCACCTGGGCCGCCGTGCCCCAGTACCAGGGGCCGCACAGCTCAAGGGCCACCGGGTCCGAACCGAGGAAGGGCCGCCACGGCTCGGGGATACGCGGCTCGGCTTCCGCCACGAGGCCGACCAGCTCCACCGCAACGGTCGTGGCGGGCAGTCCCGACGTGCAGTTCGCCAGCACCACCGCGGCCACGTCGTCCGCCTCGCTCAGCCACAGTCCCGCGACGAACCCGGGCAGTGACCCGCCGTGTCCGGCGAGCGCGCGCCCACCGTGGTCCAGTACTTGCAGCCCGAGTCCGTAACCGTTCGCCGGGGCACCCGGCTCGGGGGCGACGGTCGGTGTACGCATTTCGCGCAGTGATTCCGCGCTCAGCACCCCGGCCTCACCCCGAACGAGGAACGCCGCGAACCGGGCCAGGTCCCTGGTGGTGGACCAGAGTTGACCGGCCGAGGCCATGATCCCGAGGTCCTCGACGGGCTCCGGCATCATCACGTCCGCCCAAGGGTGCACCGCCCAGCCGCCGGCGTGCGGTGACTGCGGGCCGACCGTCGTACGGTCCAGCCCCAGTGGCTCCAGCACCTCAGCCCGGAGCACCTCCTCCCAGGGCTTGCCGCGCAGCGCCTCGACGAGCGAACCGAGCAGCGTGTAGCCCGGGTTGGAGTAGTGGTGCCGCAAGCCCGGCTCGAAACGGAAGGGCGCCTCTCCCAGCACGTCACCGAGCG
This Streptomyces sp. NBC_00539 DNA region includes the following protein-coding sequences:
- a CDS encoding serine hydrolase domain-containing protein, translated to MAAVSEDVPEDHRLLPATRRALTHRIALAQSEGRAPSVVAAVVRGGEVVWEGSRTSVEGHGPDGDVQYRIGSITKTFTAVLVMRLRDEGLLELGDRLEKHLPGTGAGEVTVRQLLAHTGGLAAETPGEWWERTPAALRPALGDVLGEAPFRFEPGLRHHYSNPGYTLLGSLVEALRGKPWEEVLRAEVLEPLGLDRTTVGPQSPHAGGWAVHPWADVMMPEPVEDLGIMASAGQLWSTTRDLARFAAFLVRGEAGVLSAESLREMRTPTVAPEPGAPANGYGLGLQVLDHGGRALAGHGGSLPGFVAGLWLSEADDVAAVVLANCTSGLPATTVAVELVGLVAEAEPRIPEPWRPFLGSDPVALELCGPWYWGTAAQVVRLTSDGLLELGPMGPTGRTARFRAEQDGSWTGLNGYYAGETLRAVRRADGSVSHLDLGSFVFTREPYDAGAPVPGGVDPQGWRGIG
- a CDS encoding winged helix DNA-binding domain-containing protein, which produces MNAALPLITQAERRHRLGRRHRLAPSARAALVPQAADAVVALHATDAATVFLSARARLTESDPATIEQALYGDVSLVRLLSMRNTLFAVSTELAPYVDSSTARAIAVKERRSILKHLEEDGQGLDAAWLAEAEKATLDALDTRGASTGGQLSAAVPALRRKITVGRGKNYEAQTGVATRVIRLLAADGRIRRDRPRGAWTSSQYRWVHTEPWPAVPVAEARAEIARRWLRAYGPATEADFKWWTGWTLTDARRALAAAGVEHVRLEGGATALVSPGDTVPEPAPEPWAALLPALDPSAMGWADRGFHLDPAYRAALFDYAGNIGPTVWWNGEIVGGWAQRGDGRIVWRLLGSPGRAAERAVTAEAGRLAEWIGEARITPRFRTPLERELVS